The Oncorhynchus mykiss isolate Arlee chromosome 5, USDA_OmykA_1.1, whole genome shotgun sequence DNA window ATTCACCCCTTCAGGCAGATCAAACTCTTGTCTGAACTCTTGGCATCTGTAAGAATAGGAGCCTTCCCCATCATCCAGCTTCTTCTCTGTCTTCCCACTGACTTTCAGCTTCCTGCCCACCTGCTTGACAGACAGCTCCTCTTGGGAAAAGTCTTTAGTGTCCAGTGTCAGGGCAAAGCCCTCTCCATCTTTATCATGCTTGTAGGAGACTGGTTGGATGGTCAAAGAGGATGGGACATTGTCCAACTCTTCAAAGATCTGCTGCTGGAGTTTTGCCATAAGCTCCAGACTGCTCTTGATCTCTAGCAGGTTTCTCTGTAATAGATCCCGCTGGCTGAGAAGAGGTCGGACCTCTGGCCATAGACTGCGCATAGGCCAGTAGAAGTCCATCAATGGGCTGAGGGAAGACTGGAATCCTCGGGAACACAGCATCTTCAGTCAATGTTGAGTGTTGAGTCTTGTGTGCTCAGTGTTGGATGTATTGGTTTCTGTCTCGGCAGGGGAAGTTTCACAGCTTTTATATGCTGCCACTTGGAGCTCCAGTGTCTTCAGGAACTTTCCTGTCATTTCCACAGTTCTCCACTGGGTGACACACTGCAGGGAAGTGGTGACGTCACTCCAGCCAGCTTCTAAATCAGGTAGTTCAGTAACAAGCTGGATGGAGTCCACAGTCCTGAGATATTAGTGGTGCTGTACTTAAAGCAGGTCACCTTTTATTGGTTTCACTGATGAATGATTCACTTAACTTAAATATATTTATGACTTTTAAAAGTATTTTGAACCATATTGCTTTTCACATTTACAGTATTGATGGATCATTTGCAATGCATATTCTGTGACATGCAATAGTATCAGCAAAGTCGAACAAAATTGGACAAAAGATCACACGCTACGTTTTAAAGAGTTTTCACCACAGGCGTCATTGCAAGAAAGGTCCAAATGTAATTGAACACATTCTAAAATAATCCACGGAGAAATCATATTTTTTAGAAAGAAATTCAGATTGTACAGCATTATGAAATTGGTCATGTGTCGATTTCATGTTCCTATAACATTGTTGAAAACGGAAAAAATGTTTGTCTGGCATTATGTTTGTCATATATTTACATCTGTTTTTTAATAACTAAAAACAATATTTTCTAGTTGTGGAAACTATTCACTCACATTCAATGATCTAAAACAGGACACTTGCTCAAAAAGGCCTACATTGCAAATCCTGACAAGTCCACATGACATTTGTTTTCAGAAGTCAGGTTTATAAACATGTCATAAACATGTTAGAATCAGAACATTTTCAGGAGAGCTTTTTGAAAATTGGATTTATTGAAAATGATCATTGAAAAATGTCAGGCCAGTGAGCCTTTTGGAATGTTAACTTTTGATGAGAAATAAAGGTCATTATGTTGATATCCGTTGAAGAGATCATAACAACTGCAATATTCTGTAAAATTGTATATTTTATTGATTAAATTAAAAAGCATATCATATTGATTGTTACAAGATATGAAATGTAAATGCATACAGTTTCATAACATGAAAAATATGTATAAGAAAATGTTTCatccagtgaaataaaaatcAGTCCTCTTGTGAAATGGTGTTCTCTTGTTTCTTCTGTGTGTCGGTGATGCTTCCCTCTGTCTTTGACAGGAATTGTGGGGTTTTCACATCCAGGCTACAGTTGATGGGCACCACTCTCTCTGCCACCTCATCCTCACAAGATAATGGATTCTTTGGTGCCTGAATGTGGAGCTTCCCGTCATGAGCCAGGGAGCAGGTGACTGTCTCAGGATTCACCCCTTCAGGCAGATCAAACTCTTGTCTGAACTCTTGGCATCTGTAAGAATAGGAGCCTTCCCCATCATCCAGCTTCTTCTCTGTTTTCCCACTGACTTTCAGCTTCCTGCCCACCTGCTTGACAGACAGCTCCTCTTGGGAAAAGTCTTTAGTGTCCAGTGTCAGGGCAAAGCCCTCTCCATCTTTATCATGCTTGTAGGAGACTGGTTGGATGGTCAAAGAGGGCGGGACATTGTCCAAATCTTCAAAGATCTGCTGCTGGAGATTTGCCATCAGCTCCAGACTGCTCTTGATCTCTAGCAGGTTTCTCTGTAGTAGATCCCGCTGGCTGAGAAGAGGTCGGACCTCTGGCCATAGACTGTGCACAGGCCAGTAGAAGTCCATCAATGGGCTGAGGGAAGACTGGAATCCTCGGGAACACAGCATCTTCAGTCAATGTTGAGTGTTGAGTCTTGTGTGCTCAGTGTTGGATGTATTGGTTTCTGTCTCGGCAGGGGAAGTTTCACAGCTTTTATATGCTGCCACTTGGAGCTCCAGTGTCTTCAGGAACTTTCCTGTCATTTCCACAGTTCTCCACTGGGTGACACACTGCAGGGAAGTGGTGACGTCACTCCAGCCAGCTTCTAAATCAGGTAGTTCAGTAACAAGCTGGATGGAGTCCACAGTCCTGAGATATTAGTGGTGCTGTACTTAAAGCAGGTCACCTTTTATTGGTTTCACTGATGAATGATTCACTTAACTTAAATATATTTATGACTTTTAAAAGTATTTTGAACCATATTGCTTTTCACATTTACAGTATTGATGGATCATTTGCAATGCATAATCTGTGACATGCAATAGTATCAGCAAAGTCGAACAAAATTGGACAAAAGATCACAAGCTACGTTTTAAAGAGTTTTCACCACAGGCGTCATTGCAAGAAAGGTCCAAATGTAATTGAACACATTCTAAAATAATCCACGGAGAAATCATATTTTTTAGAAAGAAATTCAGATTGTACAGCATTATGAAATTGGTCATGTGTCGATTTTATGTTCCTATAACATTGTTGAAAACGGAAAAAATGTTTGTCTGGCATTATGTTTATCATATATTTACATCTGTTTTTTAATAACTAAAAACAATATTTTCTAGTTGTGGAAACTATTCACTCACATTCAATGATCTAAAACAGGACACTTGCTCAAAAAGGCCTACATTGCAAATCCTGACAAGTCCACATGACATTTGTTTTCAGAAGTCAGGTTTATAAACATGTCATAAACATGTTAGAATCAGAACATTTTCAGGAGAGCTTTTTGAAATTTGGATTTATTGAAAATGATCATTGAAAAATGTCAGGCCAGTGAGCCTTTTGGAATGTTAACTTTTGATGAGAAATAAAGGTCATTATGTTGATATCCGTTGAAGAGATCATAACAACTGCAATATTCTGTCAAATGGTATATTTTATTGATTAAATTAAAAAGCATATCATATTGATTGTTACAAGATATGAAATGTAAATGCATACAGTTTCATAACATGAAAAATATGTATTAGAAAATGTTTCatccagtgaaataaaaatcAGTCCTCTTGTGAAATGGTGTTCTCTTGTTTCTTCTGTGTGTCGGTGATGCTTCCCTCTGTCTTTGACAGGAATTGTGGGGTTTTCACATCCAGGCTACAGTTGATGGGCACCACTCTCTCTGCCACCTCATCCTCACAAGATAATGGATTCTTTGGTGCCTGAATGTGGAGCTTCCCGTCATGAGCCAGGGAGCAGGTGACTGTCTCAGGATTCACCTCTTCAGGCAGATCAAACTCTTGTCTGAACTCTTGGCATCTGTACGAGTAGGAGCCTTCCCCATCATCCAGCTTCTTCTCTGTTTTCCCACTGACTTTCAGCTTCCTGCCCACCTGCTTGACAGACAGCTCCTCTGGGGAAAAGTCTTTAGTGTCCAGTGTCAGGGCAAAGCCTTCTCCATCTTTATCATGCTTGTAGGAGACTGGTTGGATGGTCAAAGAGGGACGGGACATTGTCCAACTCTTCAAAGATCTGCTGCTGGAGATTTTGCCATAAGCTCCAGACTGCTCTTGATCTCTAGCAGGTTTCTCTGTAGTAGATCCCGCTGGCTGAGAAGAGGTCGGACCTCTGGCCATAGACTGCGCACAGGCCAGTAGAAGTCCATCAATGGGCTGAGGGAAGACTGGAATCCTCGGGAACACAGCATCTTCAGTCAATGTTGAGTGTTGAGTCTTGTGTGCTCAGTGTTGGATGTATTGGTTTCTGTCTCGGCAGGGGAAGTTTCACAGCTTTTATATGCTGCCACTTGGAGCTCCAGTGTCTTCAGGAACTTTCCTGTCATTTCCACAGTTCTCCACTGGGTGACACACTGCAGGGAAGTGGTGACGTCACTCCAGCCAGCTTCTAAATCAGGTAGTTCAGTAACAAGCTGGATGGAGTCCACAGTCCTGAGATATTAGTGGTGCTGTACTTAAAGCAGGTCACCTTTTATTGGTTTCACTGATGAATGATTCACTTAACTTAAATATATTTATGACTTTTAAAAGTATTTTGAACCATATTGCTTTTCACATTTACAGTATTGATGGATCATTTGCAATGCATATTCTGTGACATGCAATAGTATCAGCAAAGTCGAACAAAATTGGACAAAAGATCACAAGCTACGTTTTAAAGAGTTTTCACCACAGGCGTCATTGCAAGAAAGGTCCAAATGTAATTGAACACATTCTAAAATAATCCACGGAGAAATCATATTTTTTAGAAAGAAATTCAGATTGTACAGCATTATGAAATTGGTCATGTGTCGATTTTATGTTCCTATAACATTGTTGAAAACGGAAAAAATGTTTGTCTGGCATTATGTTTATCATATATTTACATCTGTTTTTTAATAACTAAAAACAATATTTTCTAGTTGTGGAAACTATTCACTCACATTCAATGATCTAAAACAGGACACTTGCTCAAAAAGGCCTACATTGCAAATCCTGACAAGTCCACATGACATTTGTTTTCAGAAGTCAGGTTTATAAACATGTCATAAACATGTTAGAATCAGAACATTTTCAGGAGAGCTTTTTGAAATTTGGATTTATTGAAAATGATCATTGAAAAATGTCAGGCCAGTGAGCCTTTTGGAATGTTAACTTTTGATGAGAAATAAAGGTCATTATGTTGATATCCGTTGAAGAGATCATAACAACTGCAATATTCTGTCAAATGGTATATTTTATTGATTAAATTAAAAAGCATATCATATTGATTGTTACAAGATATGAAATGTAAATGCATACAGTTTCATAACATGAAAAATATGTATTAGAAAATGTTTCatccagtgaaataaaaatcAGTCCTCTTGTGAAATGGTGTTCTCTTGTTTCTTCTGTGTGTCGGTGATGCTTCCCTCTGTCTTTGACAGGAATTGTGGGGTTTTCACATCCAGGCTACAGTTGATGGGCACCACTCTCTCTGCCACCTCATCCTCATAAGATAATGGATTCTTTGGTGCCTGAATGTGGAGCTTCCCGTCATGAGCCAGGGAGCAGGTGACTGTCTCAGGATTCAACCTCTTCAGGCAGATCAAACTCTTGTCTGAACTCTTGGCATCTGTAAGAAGTAGGAGCCTTCCCCATCATCCAGCTTCTTCTCTGTTTTCCCACTGACTTTCAGCTTCCTGCCCACCTGCTTGACAGACAGCTCCTCTGGGGAAAAGTCTTTAGTGTCCAGTGTCAGGGCAAAGCCTTCTCCATCTTTATCATGCTTGTAGGAGACTGGTTGGATGGTCAAAGAGGGACGGGACATTGTCCAACTCTTCAAAGATCTGCTGCTGGAGATTTTGCCATCAGCTCCAGACTGCTCTTGATCTCTAGCAGGTTTCTCTGTAGTAGATCCCGCTGGCTGAGAAGAGGTCGGACCTCTGGCCATAGACTGTGCACAGGCCAGTAGAAGTCCATCAATGGGCTGAGGGAAGACTGGAATCCTCGGGAACACAGCATCTTCAGTCAATGTTGAGTGTTGAGTCTTGTGTGCTCAGTGTTGGATGTATTGGTTTCTGTCTCGGCAGGGGAAGTTTCACAGCTTTTATATGCTGCCACTTGGAGCTCCAGTGTCTTCAGGAACTTTCCTGTCATTTCCACAGTTCTCCACTGGGTGACACACTGCAGGGAAGTGGTGACGTCACTCCAGCCAGCTTCTAAATCAGGTAGTTCAGTAACAAGCTGGATGGAGTCCACAGTCCTGAGATATTAGTGGTGCTGTACTTAAAGCAGGTCACCTTTTATTGGTTTCACTGATGAATGATTCACTTAACTTAAATATATTTATGACTTTTAAAAGTATTTTGAACCATATTGCTTTTCACATTTACAGTATTGATGGATCATTTGCAATGCATATTCTGTGACATGCAATAGTATCAGCAAAGTCGAACAAAATTGGACAAAAGATCACAAGCTACGTTTTAAAGAGTTTTCACCACAGGCGTCATTGCAAGAAAGGTCCAAATGTAATTGAACACATTCTAAAATAATCCACGGAGAAATCATATTTTTTAGAAAGAAATTCAGATTGTACAGCATTATGAAATTGGTCATGTGTCGATTTTATGTTCCTATAACATTGTTGAAAACGGAAAAAATGTTTGTCTGGCATTATGTTTATCATATATTTACATCTGTTTTTTAATAACTAAAAACAATATTTTCTAGTTGTGGAAACTATTCACTCACATTCAATGATCTAAAACAGGACACTTGCTCAAAAAGGCCTACATTGCAAATCCTGACAAGTCCACATGACATTTGTTTTCAGAAGTCAGGTTTATAAACATGTCATAAACATGTTAGAATCAGAACATTTTCAGGAGAGCTTTTTGAAATTTGGATTTATTGAAAATGATCATTGAAAAATGTCAGGCCAGTGAGCCTTTTGGAATGTTAACTTTTGATGAGAAATAAAGGTCATTATGTTGATATCCGTTGAAGAGATCATAACAACTGCAATATTCTGTCAAATGGTATATTTTATTGATTAAATTAAAAAGCATATCATATTGATTGTTACAAGATATGAAATGTAAATGCATACAGTTTCATAACATGAAAAATATGTATTAGAAAATGTTTCatccagtgaaataaaaatcAGTCCTCTTGTGAAATGGTGTTCTCTTGTTTCTTCTGTGTGTCGGTGATGCTTCCCTCTGTCTTTGACAGGAATTGTGGGGTTTTCACATCCAGGCTACAGTTGATGGGCACCACTCTCTCTGCCACCTCATCCTCATAAGATAATGGATTCTTTGGTGCCTGAATGTGGAGCTTCCCGTCATGAGCCAGGGAGCAGGTGACTGTCTCAGGATTCAACCTCTTCAGGCAGATCAAACTCTTGTCTGAACTCTTGGCATCTGTAAGAATAGGAGCCTTCCCCATCATCCAGCTTCTTCTCTGTTTTCCCACTGACTTTCAGCTTCCTGCCCACCTGCTTGACAGACAGCTCCTCTTGGGAAAAGTCTTTAGTGTCCAGTGTCAGGGCAAAGCCCTCTCCATCTTTATCATGCTTGTAGGAGACTGGTTGGATGGTCAAAGAGGGCGGGACATTGTCCAAATCTTCAAAGATCTGCTGCTGGAGATTTGCCATCAGCTCCAGACTGCTCTTGATCTCTAGCAGGTTTCTCTGTAGTAGATCCCGCTGGCTGAGAAGAGGTCGGACCTCTGGCCATAGACTGTGCACAGGCCAGTAGAAGTCCATCAATGGGCTGAGGGAAGACTGGAATCCTCGGGAACACAGCATCTTCAGTCAATGTTGAGTGTTGAGTCTTGTGTGCTCAGTGTTGGATGTATTGGTTTCTGTCTCGGCAGGGGAAGTTTCACAGCTTTTATATGCTGCCACTTGGAGCTCCAGTGTCTTCAGGAACTTTCCTGTCATTTCCACAGTTCTCCACTGGGTGACACACTGCAGGGAAGTGGTGACGTCACTCCAGCCAGCTTCTAAATCAGGTAGTTCAGTAACAAGCTGGATGGAGTCCACAGTCCTGAGATATTAGTGGTGCTGTACTTAAAGCAGGTCACCTTTTATTGGTTTCACTGATGAATGATTCACTTAACTTAAATATATTTATGACTTTTAAAAGTATTTTGAACCATATTGCTTTTCACATTTACAGTATTGATGGATCATTTGCAATGCATATTCTGTGACATGCAATAGTATCAGCAAAGTCGAACAAAATTGGACAAAAGATCACAAGCTACGTTTTAAAGAGTTTTCACCACAGGCGTCATTGCAAGAAAGGTCCAAATGTAATTGAACACATTCTAAAATAATCCACGGAGAAATCATATTTTTTAGAAAGAAATTCAGATTGTACAGCATTATGAAATTGGTCATGTGTCGATTTTATGTTCCTATAACATTGTTGAAAACGGAAAAAATGTTTGTCTGGCATTATGTTTATCATATATTTACATCTGTTTTTTAATAACTAAAAACAATATTTTCTAGTTGTGGAAACTATTCACTCACATTCAATGATCTAAAACAGGACACTTGCTCAAAAAGGCCTACATTGCAAATCCTGACAAGTCCACATGACATTTGTTTTCAGAAGTCAGGTTTATAAACATGTCATAAACATGTTAGAATCAGAACATTTTCAGGAGAGCTTTTTGAAAT harbors:
- the LOC118964592 gene encoding heat shock protein 30-like, producing MLCSRGFQSSLSPLMDFYWPMRSLWPEVRPLLSQRDLLQRNLLEIKSSLELMAKLQQQIFEELDNVPSSLTIQPVSYKHDKDGEGFALTLDTKDFSQEELSVKQVGRKLKVSGKTEKKLDDGEGSYSYRCQEFRQEFDLPEGVNPETVTCSLAHDGKLHIQAPKNPLSCEDEVAERVVPINCSLDVKTPQFMSKTEGSITDTQKKQENTISQED
- the LOC118964593 gene encoding heat shock protein 30-like; this encodes MLCSRGFQSSLSPLMDFYWPVHSLWPEVRPLLSQRDLLQRNLLEIKSSLELMANLQQQIFEDLDNVPPSLTIQPVSYKHDKDGEGFALTLDTKDFSQEELSVKQVGRKLKVSGKTEKKLDDGEGSYSYRCQEFRQEFDLPEGVNPETVTCSLAHDGKLHIQAPKNPLSCEDEVAERVVPINCSLDVKTPQFLSKTEGSITDTQKKQENTISQED